Proteins encoded in a region of the Sugiyamaella lignohabitans strain CBS 10342 chromosome B, complete sequence genome:
- the FAT1 gene encoding long-chain fatty acid transporter FAT1 (Very long chain fatty acyl-CoA synthetase and fatty acid transporter; activates imported fatty acids with a preference for very long lengths (C20-C26); has a separate function in the transport of long chain fatty acids; GO_component: GO:0005783 - endoplasmic reticulum [Evidence IDA] [PMID 9988704]; GO_component: GO:0016021 - integral component of membrane [Evidence IEA]; GO_component: GO:0016021 - integral component of membrane [Evidence ISM] [PMID 12192589]; GO_component: GO:0031235 - intrinsic component of the cytoplasmic side of the plasma membrane [Evidence IDA] [PMID 17679730]; GO_component: GO:0005811 - lipid particle [Evidence IDA] [PMID 10515935]; GO_component: GO:0005811 - lipid particle [Evidence IDA] [PMID 24868093]; GO_component: GO:0016020 - membrane [Evidence IEA,IEA]; GO_component: GO:0005777 - peroxisome [Evidence IMP] [PMID 9660783]; GO_function: GO:0003824 - catalytic activity [Evidence IEA]; GO_function: GO:0005324 - long-chain fatty acid transporter activity [Evidence IMP] [PMID 9079682]; GO_function: GO:0031957 - very long-chain fatty acid-CoA ligase activity [Evidence IMP] [PMID 9660783]; GO_process: GO:0006869 - lipid transport [Evidence IEA]; GO_process: GO:0015909 - long-chain fatty acid transport [Evidence IMP] [PMID 10880966]; GO_process: GO:0015909 - long-chain fatty acid transport [Evidence IGI,IMP] [PMID 12601005]; GO_process: GO:0008152 - metabolic process [Evidence IEA]; GO_process: GO:0006810 - transport [Evidence IEA]; GO_process: GO:0000038 - very long-chain fatty acid metabolic process [Evidence IMP] [PMID 9660783]; GO_process: GO:0000038 - very long-chain fatty acid metabolic process [Evidence IMP] [PMID 9988704]) translates to MSGLELAALGALAAAYTDANLRLSVDLGMASQIIKVFIQAFLAERRGQCNFYHVFERTVKRKPDGIALVYPRPIPGKTSKDGDAAFALETYTYRQLHNIILKYAHLLHFEYNIGQGDSVAFDCVNKSEYVFVWMALWSIGAKPAFINYNLKDHSLVHCIKAANAKIVIVDDEVADNVRPIEDKLDGVPVVYMDKYFYQQVQNSPPYDAPASERNPDDKLFGTAMLIYTSGTTGLPKAAIMSWHKATLGAGTYAYANRIRSTDIIYSAMPLYHSTASILGFLNAMYMGAGYAIGHKFSTSTFWTQVKLTKATGIQYVGETCRYLYNAPPHKDERNHNLRFAIGNGLRPDVWAKFKERFNIRDIGEFYGATEFPTAVTNFQTGEFGIGSVSNYGKLINGVLSKTRYRILRVDPDDPNEIWRDPKTGFGREVDVGEPGEFVFRVKADRVHENFQGYTNDKEATKKKILYDVLSKGDAFIRSGDLLKRDSDGLIYFVDRMGDTFRWKSENVSTNEIEESMTGVPGISQVIVVGVKVPNHEGRAGFAVIQPNSLSDLPDLDQLAKHLIAKLPRYAVPIFLKFVPEIETTGNNKVQKSRYRNQKIPSDSEKEVIYWLKNDTYVPLTHDDWSLVTSGSSRL, encoded by the coding sequence ATGTCAGGCCTTGAATTAGCTGCGCTTGGAGCGCTGGCGGCCGCGTATACTGATGCTAATCTTCGTCTTTCGGTTGATCTAGGAATGGCTAGTCAGATTATAAAGGTGTTCATCCAAGCATTTTTAGCAGAGAGAAGAGGACAATGCAACTTTTACCATGTCTTCGAAAGAACTGTGAAAAGAAAACCTGATGGAATTGCTCTAGTCTATCCTCGACCTATTCCTGGTAAGACGTCCAAAGACGGCGATGCCGCTTTTGCACTGGAGACTTACACCTACCGACAATTGCATAATATTATTCTCAAGTATGCTCACCTGCTACACTTTGAGTATAATATTGGGCAGGGAGATAGTGTAGCATTTGACTGTGTCAACAAATCAGAGtatgtttttgtttggatGGCCTTGTGGTCGATTGGAGCTAAGCCCGCTTTTATCAATTATAATCTCAAGGATCATTCCTTGGTCCATTGTATCAAGGCAGCTAATGCTAAGATTGTTATTGTGGATGACGAGGTTGCTGACAATGTTCGACCCATTGAGGATAAGCTGGATGGCGTCCCTGTAGTGTATATGGACAAATACTTTTATCAACAAGTACAAAATTCACCTCCATATGATGCTCCAGCTTCAGAAAGAAATCCTGACGACAAATTATTCGGAACTGCTATGCTGATTTACACATCTGGTACCACTGGCCTTCCCAAGGCTGCCATTATGTCATGGCATAAAGCAACACTTGGTGCCGGCACCTACGCTTACGCCAACCGAATTAGATCCactgatattatttattcggCTATGCCTTTGTATCACTCGACCGCATCGATTCTAGGTTTCCTCAACGCTATGTATATGGGTGCTGGTTATGCAATTGGCCACAAATTCTCGACCTCGACTTTCTGGACTCAAGTCAAGTTGACCAAGGCCACTGGTATCCAATACGTCGGCGAAACCTGCAGATACTTGTATAACGCACCACCCCACAAAGATGAACGCAATCACAACCTTCGGTTTGCGATTGGCAACGGTCTGAGACCTGACGTCTGGGCGAAATTCAAAGAGAGATTCAACATTAGAGATATTGGAGAGTTCTACGGAGCCACTGAGTTCCCTACTGCGGTTACCAACTTCCAGACAGGTGAATTCGGTATCGGTTCAGTCTCCAATTATGGCAAATTAATTAACGGAGTCCTCAGTAAAACTAGATATAGAATTCTTCGGGTAGATCCCGACGATCCCAATGAAATTTGGAGAGATCCAAAGACTGGTTTTGGTCGCGAAGTGGATGTGGGTGAGCCTGGTGAGTTTGTTTTCCGCGTGAAGGCAGATCGAGTCCATGAGAACTTTCAAGGATACACAAACGATAAGGAGGccaccaagaaaaagattctCTACGACGTTCTTAGCAAGGGCGACGCATTTATCAGATCTGGTGACCTGCTCAAACGTGATTCCGATGGTCTCATATACTTCGTAGACAGAATGGGTGATACATTTAGATGGAAGAGTGAAAATGTGTCTACAAACGAGATCGAGGAGTCTATGACTGGAGTTCCAGGCATTTCCCAagttattgttgttggagtTAAGGTTCCCAACCATGAGGGTCGTGCTGGTTTCGCTGTCATTCAACCCAACAGTCTCAGCGACCTGCCTGATCTGGACCAGTTAGCTAAGCATCTTATTGCAAAGCTCCCACGATATGCTGTTCCCATTTTCCTGAAGTTTGTCCCTGAAATCGAAACTACCGGTAACAATAAGGTGCAGAAGAGCCGTTACCGTAACCAGAAGATTCCCAGCGACTCAGAGAAAGAGGTCATCTACTGGCTCAAAAATGACACCTATGTACCACTGACGCATGACGATTGGAGCCTTGTCACTTCTGGCAGCTCCCGTCTCTAA
- the LEU2 gene encoding 3-isopropylmalate dehydrogenase (Beta-isopropylmalate dehydrogenase (IMDH); catalyzes the third step in the leucine biosynthesis pathway; can additionally catalyze the conversion of beta-ethylmalate into alpha-ketovalerate; GO_component: GO:0005737 - cytoplasm [Evidence IEA,IEA,IEA]; GO_component: GO:0005829 - cytosol [Evidence IDA] [PMID 4355481]; GO_function: GO:0003862 - 3-isopropylmalate dehydrogenase activity [Evidence IEA,IEA]; GO_function: GO:0003862 - 3-isopropylmalate dehydrogenase activity [Evidence IDA] [PMID 3071718]; GO_function: GO:0003862 - 3-isopropylmalate dehydrogenase activity [Evidence IMP] [PMID 6297759]; GO_function: GO:0051287 - NAD binding [Evidence IEA]; GO_function: GO:0000287 - magnesium ion binding [Evidence IEA]; GO_function: GO:0046872 - metal ion binding [Evidence IEA]; GO_function: GO:0016491 - oxidoreductase activity [Evidence IEA]; GO_function: GO:0016616 - oxidoreductase activity, acting on the CH-OH group of donors, NAD or NADP as acceptor [Evidence IEA]; GO_process: GO:0009082 - branched-chain amino acid biosynthetic process [Evidence IEA]; GO_process: GO:0008652 - cellular amino acid biosynthetic process [Evidence IEA]; GO_process: GO:0006097 - glyoxylate cycle [Evidence IMP] [PMID 23642236]; GO_process: GO:0009098 - leucine biosynthetic process [Evidence IEA,IEA,IEA]; GO_process: GO:0009098 - leucine biosynthetic process [Evidence IMP] [PMID 6297759]; GO_process: GO:0055114 - oxidation-reduction process [Evidence IEA,IEA]), producing MSETKNIVILGGDHAGPEVIAEAVKVLEAISEVRKDIKFTFHNHLIGGAAIDATGSPLPDETLEAAKKADAVLLGAVGGPKWGTGAVRPEQGLLKIRKELNLYANLRPCSFASDSLVELSPLKADIVRGTDFTVVRELVGGIYFGARKEDDGSGVASDTEEYSVAEVQRITRMAAFLALQSNPPLPVWSLDKANVLASSRLWRKVVTETISKEFPQLKLQHQLIDSAAMMLIKSPTALNGVIITNNMFGDIISDEASVIPGSLGLLPSASLSSLPDKNNAFGLYEPCHGSAPDLPKNKVNPIAAILSAAMMLRLSLNLKEAADAVEAAVRTVLDAGVHTGDLGGSASTTQVGDAISAQVKKLLA from the coding sequence ATGTCTGAAACAAAGAACATTGTGATTCTCGGTGGTGACCATGCTGGTCCAGAAGTCATTGCTGAGGCAGTCAAGGTGCTCGAAGCCATTTCGGAAGTTCGCAAAGACATCAAGTTTACCTTCCACAACCATTTaattggtggtgctgctatcGATGCTACCGGATCGCCTCTTCCTGATGAGACTCTCGAAGCTGCCAAGAAGGCTGACGCGGTACTTTTAGGTGCCGTTGGTGGTCCCAAGTGGGGTACCGGGGCAGTTCGTCCTGAACAAGGACTTCTCAAAATCCGCAAGGAGCTTAATCTGTATGCCAATTTGAGACCATGTTCATTTGCCAGTGACTCGCTTGTCGAACTTTCTCCTCTCAAGGCTGATATTGTTCGTGGCACCGATTTCACAGTTGTCCGTGAGCTCGTTGGTGGTATTTACTTTGGAGCTCGTAAGGAAGATGACGGATCCGGTGTTGCAAGCGATACTGAAGAATACAGCGTTGCTGAAGTTCAACGAATTACCAGAATGGCCGCGTTTTTGGCTCTTCAATCCAACCCTCCTCTACCAGTTTGGAGTTTGGACAAGGCCAATGTCCTGGCTTCTTCTAGACTTTGGAGAAAGGTTGTGACTGAAACTATCAGCAAGGAATTCCCTCAACTCAAATTACAACATCAATTAATCGATTCGGCTGCTATGATGCTTATCAAGAGTCCGACCGCCTTGAATGGTGTTAttatcaccaacaacaTGTTCGGTGACATCATCTCTGACGAGGCTTCTGTCATTCCTGGTTCCTTAGGTCTGCTGCCATCGGCTTCTCTCTCGTCTCTTCCTGACAAGAACAATGCATTTGGACTCTATGAACCCTGTCACGGTAGTGCACCTGATCTACCCAAAAACAAGGTCAACCCCATTGCTGCCATTTTATCTGCCGCTATGATGCTCCGTCTATCACTCAATCTCAAGGAGGCTGCTGACGCTGTTGAGGCTGCCGTTCGCACTGTtcttgatgctggtgtTCACACTGGAGACCTTGGCGGCTCTGCATCCACGACACAGGTCGGAGATGCCATCTCTGCCCAAGTCAAGAAGCTTCTGGCTTAA
- the STM2 gene encoding Uncharacterized protein C16G5.07c, with amino-acid sequence MDGVLYIRVFDAYKASYGVEDAEYAISQLAQTTMRSEIGQLSLDHVLKERQSLNSNITTAINEAAKDWGIKCLRYEIRDIHPPANVLEAMHRQVSAERSKRAEILESEGHRQAAINKAEGSKESVILASEAIKAENINKAAGEAEAILVKAKATAEGIRQIAKAIQQTPGGVDAVSLQVAEKYVDAFGKLAKESNTVVIPAGLGDMGGLIAGGLGIYDKIRNSQDTAKLVSNSEPSSASSSVSTDSGSTISPADIKNIVDKL; translated from the coding sequence ATGGATGGTGTCTTATATATTCGTGTCTTTGATGCTTACAAGGCAAGTTATGGTGTGGAGGACGCTGAATACGCCATTTCACAACTAGCACAGACTACCATGAGAAGTGAGATTGGTCAATTGTCTCTGGATCATGTTTTAAAGGAGCGTCAGTCGCTCAATTCTAATATTACAACCGCCATCAACGAGGCAGCTAAAGACTGGGGTATCAAGTGTTTGCGTTATGAAATCAGGGATATCCACCCTCCTGCCAATGTTCTTGAGGCTATGCATCGTCAGGTATCTGCCGAACGATCTAAACGAGCAGAAATTCTCGAGTCTGAGGGTCACCGACAGGCCGCCATTAACAAAGCAGAAGGTAGCAAGGAATCTGTTATTCTTGCCTCTGAAGCTATCAAGGCTGAAAATATTAAcaaagctgctggtgaagcCGAGGCTATTCTAGTGAAAGCCAAAGCTACTGCCGAAGGTATCAGACAAATCGCAAAAGCCATCCAGCAAACACCCGGTGGTGTAGATGCTGTTTCATTACAAGTGGCTGAGAAGTACGTGGATGCTTTTGGAAAACTGGCAAAAGAAAGTAATACTGTTGTTATTCCTGCTGGCCTTGGAGATATGGGTGGTCTCATTGCTGGTGGCCTTGGTATCTACGACAAAATTAGAAACTCTCAGGACACTGCCAAACTAGTGTCCAATTCTGAGCCCTCGTCTGCCTCATCTAGCGTCTCAACCGATTCGGGATCTACAATATCGCCGGCCGACATTAAGAATATTGTCGATAAGCTGTAA
- the DIT2 gene encoding Dit2p (N-formyltyrosine oxidase; sporulation-specific microsomal enzyme involved in the production of N,N-bisformyl dityrosine required for spore wall maturation, homologous to cytochrome P-450s; GO_component: GO:0005575 - cellular_component [Evidence ND]; GO_function: GO:0020037 - heme binding [Evidence IEA]; GO_function: GO:0005506 - iron ion binding [Evidence IEA]; GO_function: GO:0046872 - metal ion binding [Evidence IEA]; GO_function: GO:0004497 - monooxygenase activity [Evidence IEA]; GO_function: GO:0016491 - oxidoreductase activity [Evidence IEA]; GO_function: GO:0016491 - oxidoreductase activity [Evidence ISS] [PMID 8183942]; GO_function: GO:0016705 - oxidoreductase activity, acting on paired donors, with incorporation or reduction of molecular oxygen [Evidence IEA]; GO_process: GO:0030476 - ascospore wall assembly [Evidence IDA,IMP] [PMID 8183942]; GO_process: GO:0055114 - oxidation-reduction process [Evidence IEA,IEA]; GO_process: GO:0030435 - sporulation resulting in formation of a cellular spore [Evidence IEA]): MVVILGKLALLVAFAVLFVVFREVYIRWELIHLAKKHRTKPPTRLLDSFPLGIANFRKARQASVRNETCDFMMNLFKSGHDTLHDEVMGLNRIVTRDPENVKAVLATNFKDFSLGLRHGAFYPLLGDGIFTLSGEGWKHSRALLRPQFSRQQVSQLNSLNEHVDQLIRNFKRDSNQDNGRGFGFFDAQVYFHNLTLDTATEFLFGESVDSLSNGNRQVQGPEIKVTAQEFAECFNGSLKTLRLRIQLGKLSFLANPDHFKHEVKICHNFVDYFVHKTLAETEKEKADSGDQEFSYIFIEQLAKQTRDPKVIRDQAFNILLAGRDTTASLLSFALFILARDKRVWNKLRDEVLTTFGNDSSKITFESLKRSTYLTNTINEVLRLFPIVPSNSRMAIADTILPRGGGEDESSPVFVKKGTTVSYVVYVMQRTKKYWGEDAEDFRPERWEEGKLHMWDYLPFNGGPRICLGQQFALTEISFTLVRILQTFRDVEPHPDATPSFKDLRGLHSLTLSVAEGVWLRLIE; this comes from the coding sequence atggtggtgattttGGGCAAATTAGCGCTACTTGTAGCATTTGCGGTTCTTTTTGTCGTATTCAGGGAAGTCTATATTCGATGGGAATTAATTCACTTGGCTAAAAAGCATCGTACAAAGCCTCCAACCAGGTTGCTTGATTCATTTCCTCTAGGTATTGCTAATTTTCGTAAGGCTCGTCAAGCCTCGGTTCGTAATGAGACTTGTGACTTTATGATGAATCTTTTCAAGTCAGGACATGACACACTTCATGATGAGGTCATGGGTCTCAACAGAATTGTCACAAGAGATCCAGAAAACGTTAAGGCAGTCTTGGCTACCAATTTCAAGGATTTTTCGCTTGGTCTTCGTCATGGTGCGTTTTACCCTTTGCTGGGAGATGGTATTTTTACGCTTAGTGGAGAAGGCTGGAAGCATTCACGAGCATTATTGCGTCCTCAGTTCTCGAGACAACAAGTATCTCAGCTCAATTCTCTTAATGAACATGTTGATCAATTGATTCGAAACTTCAAGCGCGATAGTAATCAAGACAATGGCCGTGGatttggcttttttgaCGCACAAGTCTACTTCCATAATTTGACTTTGGATACTGCGACTgagtttttgtttggtgaaAGTGTAGACTCTCTATCAAATGGTAACCGGCAAGTTCAAGGTCCTGAGATTAAGGTTACTGCCCAGGAATTTGCTGAATGTTTTAATGGCAGTCTCAAGACATTACGATTGAGGATCCAACTAGGCAAATTATCATTCTTGGCTAATCCTGACCATTTCAAGCATGAAGTGAAGATTTGTCACAACTTTGTTGATTACTTCGTACACAAAACATTGGCTGAAAcagaaaaggaaaaagcGGACTCTGGTGATCAAGAGTTTTCATATATTTTCATAGAACAGCTTGCCAAACAAACGAGAGACCCTAAGGTGATTCGTGACCAAGCATTCAATATTCTTCTTGCTGGGCGAGACACTACTGCGTCGTTGCTCTCTTTTGCTTTGTTTATTCTCGCTCGGGACAAGCGTGTTTGGAATAAACTCAGAGACGAAGTTCTGACAACGTTCggcaacgactcgagtaAAATTACTTTTGAGTCCCTAAAACGATCAACCTATCTCACCAATACAATCAATGAGGTACTCCGTTTATTCCCAATTGTTCCCTCGAACTCACGCATGGCTATAGCTGACACGATTCTTCCTAGGGGAGGAGGTGAAGACGAATCGAGCCCTGTGTTCGTCAAGAAAGGGACCACTGTAAGCTACGTGGTCTATGTTATGCAGCGTACGAAGAAATACTGGGGAGAAGATGCGGAAGATTTCCGCCCCGAGAGGTGGGAGGAAGGCAAGCTTCACATGTGGGATTACCTGCCATTTAATGGTGGGCCGAGAATCTGCCTGGGACAACAGTTTGCATTGACTGAGATCTCATTCACACTGGTTCGCATTCTTCAGACTTTTAGAGACGTTGAACCACATCCAGATGCTACCCCATCTTTTAAAGATCTCCGTGGACTTCATAGTTTAACTTTATCTGTTGCTGAAGGAGTATGGCTAAGATTGATTGAGTAG